DNA sequence from the Shewanella piezotolerans WP3 genome:
AATTATGACGAACGCGCGTTTACCAAAGCCATAGCGGAAGGTAACGCATGATAAAGCTATCGCTAACCGAAATCGCTGAGCACCTTGGTGGCAAGTTGCTCGGAGACGATTTTTCGATAGAGCAGGTATCGAGTGATAGTCGCGCAGTGGATGGAAAAACACTATTTGTGGCACTGAAAGGTGACAACTTTGATGGCCATAACTTTGTTGGATCAGCTGCTGAGAATGGCGCAAGGGCTGTGCTGGTTGAGCGCGAACTCCCAGATGCTGTTGCGCAAATCATTGTAGACAATAGCCAGCGAGCAATGGGTGATATTGGCGCTTATGTTCGAGAGAAGCTAGCGCCAGTTTGTGTTGCATTAACAGGGTCAAATGGCAAAACCAGCGTCAAAGAGATGGTTGCCACCATTCTGTCACAGCAACATCAAGTGCTTTATACCGCTGGGAATTTTAACAACGAAATTGGTGTGCCGCTGACATTATTACGATTACAAGCCGGTGATCAGTTTGGTGTGTTTGAGCTTGGTGCTAATCATGCTGGTGAAATTGATTATACCTCTAGCCTAGTTAAACCTAGTGTGGCGATGGTGAATAATGTTGCCTCGGCGCACCTTGAAGGGTTTGGTTCGTTAGCGGGTGTTGCCAAAGCTAAATCTGAGATATTCAATCACGTTGCTACAGATGGTATAGCGGTTATCAATGCCGATGATGCTTTTGCGGCTGTGATGTTAGCGGCATCTCAACATTTAACTCAGTTGACCTTCGCTATTGATGCGGCCGCTGATGTAAAAGCAACTGCATTACACGCAGATAAAGGTGGACGATACAGCTTCGATATTTCCTATGCAGACCAGGTTGAATCTGTTGTTTTACCACTTGCAGGCCGTCATCAGGTACTTAATGCATTGGCTGCTAGTAGTATATGTTTGGCACTTGGTATGTCATTAAGCTTTATCAATCAAGGACTGAGCCTGCTTGAACCCGTTAAGGGCAGAATGTTGCCAACTCGTTTAGGTAGAGTGACGGTAATTGATGATAGCTATAATGCTAACCCCGCCTCGGTAGGCGCCGCGATTGACTGGCTTCAAGAAATTAGCGGAAATCGGTGTTTAGTGCTGGGCGATT
Encoded proteins:
- a CDS encoding UDP-N-acetylmuramoyl-tripeptide--D-alanyl-D-alanine ligase, producing the protein MIKLSLTEIAEHLGGKLLGDDFSIEQVSSDSRAVDGKTLFVALKGDNFDGHNFVGSAAENGARAVLVERELPDAVAQIIVDNSQRAMGDIGAYVREKLAPVCVALTGSNGKTSVKEMVATILSQQHQVLYTAGNFNNEIGVPLTLLRLQAGDQFGVFELGANHAGEIDYTSSLVKPSVAMVNNVASAHLEGFGSLAGVAKAKSEIFNHVATDGIAVINADDAFAAVMLAASQHLTQLTFAIDAAADVKATALHADKGGRYSFDISYADQVESVVLPLAGRHQVLNALAASSICLALGMSLSFINQGLSLLEPVKGRMLPTRLGRVTVIDDSYNANPASVGAAIDWLQEISGNRCLVLGDLGELGDNAALLHNELGAEAKAKGVDALFCVGELSEGASHAFGAAHHRNIDELVEKLMTYINESNADITILVKGSRSARMERVVEALTMAFGRGEFV